In Plasmodium yoelii strain 17X genome assembly, chromosome: 6, one DNA window encodes the following:
- a CDS encoding HSP20-like chaperone, putative, which produces MFFFNSEKPKVIIETPTPPIVQDNIPVFLSPPLENKMYSSSYSYSNPLTGTYSTTQQNEYKYNVTKYTTKPHDNSQNVEYIKTFERPVELYYETIPLKTNTNNIFEINPSKEESNKITYNPRIEVYSTSDFVIIMMNIPGVSKENLNVELEKGLLKICGNKYKPKIEELEKNNEYHTKIIERVNEYYFCKIFQMPPAFSEGQSISCTLKDGELVLKILASELKTQKKVIQVTS; this is translated from the coding sequence atgtttttttttaatagtgAAAAACCCAAAGTTATAATCGAAACACCAACACCACCAATAGTGCAAGATAATATCCCTGTATTTCTGTCTCCTCCATTAGAAAACAAAATGTATAGTAGCAGTTATTCGTATAGTAATCCCCTTACTGGTACATATAGTACAACTcaacaaaatgaatataaatataatgttacAAAATACACAACAAAACCCCATGATAATAGTCAAAAtgttgaatatataaaaacatttgAAAGACCCGTTGAGTTATATTATGAAACAATTCCATTAAAAAccaatacaaataatatatttgaaataAACCCATCTAAAGAAGAATCAAATAAGATTACATATAATCCTAGAATAGAAGTATATTCAACATCCGATTTTGTAATTATCATGATGAATATTCCAGGTGTTTCaaaagaaaatttaaatgTTGAATTAGAAAAGGGattgttaaaaatatgtggaaacaaatataaaccaAAAATCGaagaattagaaaaaaataatgaatatcatACTAAAATTATTGAAAGAGTTAAcgaatattatttttgtaaaattttcCAAATGCCACCTGCTTTTTCCGAGGGTCAAAGTATATCATGTACATTAAAAGATGGAGAACTTGTGCTTAAAATTTTAGCAAGTGAATTAAAAACTCAGAAAAAAGTTATTCAAGTGACCTCATAA